The genomic interval CGAATTATCCTACCAGCCTTAAAATTCGGAATGATTTTTCATctgtcataaaataaatatattggtaTAGCGAAATGTACGGCTGTGATAAAACACTGTATGTTTGCGCCTTTAAGAACCAgtgatatttcccttaaatattacatatttcCATTGTATTCACAATAGGAGATATTTTTTtccttagcctaagtgtgattggtgaatacagccacTAGTGTATGTAAAGGTAGCACTTATTACATACTGGTACAGTTATCTTTTACAAGATCACTAAAAAAGAGCTTGCAATATGTTCTTAATACCAGGCCTCGCAATGTACGGTATACTATTAGGCCATCTTGAATGTTCCATCCATTGTGAACTGCCTCGTTCGCTTTCCCAAAGCCAATGAGGTTGCCAGGATGTGGTGGTAGTTGTGCCCATTTCTTACTTCGTATTTTTCATTTGCCATAGACCATCATTGACATAATGTAAATTTTCAACTCCTATTCCTTTGTTGACTGTTttactgaaagaaaaaaaaggatCATACTATAATGCACAGGTATAACTAAACAATTATGCACTAAAGGTTGTCAAAACATTCAGTTGATGAgtttgtataattataattaattttaaactcCTATTCCTTTGTTTACTGTTTTACTGCAAAAAAAGAGTAATCCTACTATAATGCACAGGTATAAGAAAACAATTATGGACTTAAGGTTTTCAAACCACTCAATTGATGATGAGTTTGTATAATTATCAATACTTTCACTACTACTAAATGTTCAACTCGTACTACTTTGTGGACTCTTctactgcaaaaaaaaaagaagaatcgTACTATAATGCACCGATAAGGAAACAATTATGCACTATAGGCTTTCAAACCACTCAATTGATGAGTTTGCATATTTATCAATAGTTACTTACATTTGTTCTGATGACATTTTCATTAATCCTATAGCAATTGCATGTTCTTTACCTTCTGCCATAATTGCCTAATACATTATGTTAAGtgaaaaatatttcttttataaaagCCTATTATGACAcagaaagctctgtctacatgtgcccatatatggacatgatgatgtcatatcactaccatatatgggcacatcacagctttatacagtatgtttagtaaatatatttcttttataaaagCCTATTATGAAACACAAAACAGCAAGTTTGTTGCCGATATAATGCCACTTGGCTCAaccaaaattaatttgtttattaaggATACAACTATTTCCTTTTCTGGACTCTCTATCATTTTAGCACCAGGCGATGTGAGACCAGGGCACATGATGTTAGCGCCACTAAGTACAAAgcgtattgcacctttgtctaCCTGTTGGTGGGGTAACATCATAGGATCTGCAATAACAATCAcgaaaatgttgtttttt from Antedon mediterranea chromosome 5, ecAntMedi1.1, whole genome shotgun sequence carries:
- the LOC140050346 gene encoding malignant T-cell-amplified sequence 1-like, which gives rise to MFKKFIAKDNVSGTQQVKSSVARGIRAGLVEHYPAVAPYVDQIVPKKEPLVLVKCHDHIELVALDGEVILFRDTAGIFMPTLKLLHKYPMMLPHQQVDKGAIRFVLSGANIMCPGLTSPGAKMIESPEKEIVAIMAEGKEHAIAIGLMKMSSEQIKTVNKGIGVENLHYVNDGLWQMKNTK